From a single Brassica oleracea var. oleracea cultivar TO1000 chromosome C5, BOL, whole genome shotgun sequence genomic region:
- the LOC106292940 gene encoding leucine-rich repeat receptor-like serine/threonine-protein kinase At2g14510 isoform X1 — MGATLNGLLFYVCATFSIIHLAHSQNQQGFISLDCGLPSNESPYNEPFTNLTYISDASFVHSGKTGTIHKDLKTHFMKPYTGLRYFPDGIRNCYNLSVMQDTKYLIRTVFVYGNYDGLNASPRFDLYLGPNIWTTVDAKLSGPGMAQEIIHITRSNILEICLVKTGTSTPLISALELRPLPYDTYITRTGSLKYVDRIYFSNSDKGVRYPEDVYDRAWSPFLPVEWTQINTTLNVVDSHKDYNPPQDVIKTAAVPANASESMTFSWTLDTSDDETYAYLYMADIQKVRNNDTREFDIIANGKVEFNPYSPMKFEVEVLFNRVPLKCEGGLCRVQLSRTRKSTLPPLMNALEIFQVIEFPQSETNQDDVIAMKNIRDNYGLNKISWQGDPCVPKQFLWSGLRCNVIDVSTPPRIIALDLSSSGLSGDIPLFIQNLTQLQELDLSRNNLTGEVPEFLAKMKSLVVINLSGNKLRGRIPQALLDREKEGLKLSLDGYLRTCKSCKKKFPVAAVVGASLSSVAIIITVVVLIFIFKRKKPSISKVKRSSLELKNRRFTYSEVKDMTNNFQVVLGKGGFGVVCQGFLNNQQVAVKVLSQSSTQGYKEFKTEVELLLRVHHVNLVNLIGYCDEGNDLALIYEFMENGNLKEHLSGERDGSVLNWPSRLKIAIESALGIEYLHIGCKPPMVHRDVKSTNILLGQHFEAKLADFGLSRSFLVGSKTHVSTTNVAGTIGYLDPEYYQKHWLTEKSDVYSFGIVLLEIITGQPVIDQSRENSYIVEWAKSMLANGDIESIMDPKLHREYDTGSSWKALELAMACINPSSAERPNMTRVAHELNECLEVYENLSKRRSQDANSSKSTGHSISFVSDTPSAR; from the exons ATGGGGGCAACTCTAAACGGGCTTCTGTTTTATGTGTGTGCGACTTTCTCCATAATTCATCTTGCTCACTCTCAGAATCAACAAG GATTCATCAGCTTAGATTGTGGATTACCTTCTAATGAGTCTCCTTACAACGAACCCTTTACCAATCTGACATACATATCTGATGCCAGTTTCGTCCACAGCGGAAAAACTGGTACCATCCACAAAGACTTGAAGACACACTTTATGAAGCCATATACTGGTTTGAGATACTTTCCAGATGGAATACGAAACTGTTATAATCTGAGCGTGATGCAAGACACAAAGTATCTGATCAGGACTGTGTTCGTATATGGGAACTACGACGGTCTCAATGCTTCTCCAAGATTCGACCTCTATCTCGGTCCTAATATTTGGACAACCGTAGATGCGAAATTATCGGGTCCAGGTATGGCTCAGGAGATCATTCACATTACAAGATCCAATATTTTGGAAATATGTCTTGTTAAGACAGGGACAAGTACACCACTAATATCAGCCCTGGAATTAAGACCGTTGCCATATGATACTTATATTACTCGAACTGGTTCCTTGAAGTATGTGGACCGAATCTATTTCAGCAATTCGGACAAAGGTGTACG TTACCCTGAAGATGTATATGATCGTGCTTGGTCTCCGTTCTTGCCAGTAGAATGGACGCAGATAAACACAACCCTCAACGTTGTTGATTCTCATAAAGACTATAACCCGCCACAAGATGTCATTAAGACTGCTGCCGTACCCGCTAATGCCAGTGAATCAATGACCTTTTCTTGGACTTTGGACACTTCTGACGACGAGACTTATGCCTACCTCTATATGGCTGACATCCAAAAAGTGAGAAATAATGATACCAGGGAATTTGACATTATCGCGAATGGTAAAGTTGAATTCAATCCTTATAGTCCTATGAAGTTCGAAGTAGAGGTTTTGTTTAACAGAGTGCCTCTGAAGTGCGAGGGAGGGTTGTGTCGTGTGCAACTCTCAAGAACTCGAAAGTCGACTCTTCCACCCTTGATGAATGCTTTAGAGATTTTCCAAGTTATTGAGTTTCCACAATCAGAGACGAATCAAGATGATG TGATTGCTATGAAGAATATCCGTGATAATTATGGATTGAATAAAATCAGCTGGCAGGGTGATCCATGTGTTCCTAAACAATTCTTGTGGTCTGGTTTACGCTGCAATGTTATAGATGTGTCCACACCACCAAGAATCATAGCATT AGATTTGTCTTCAAGTGGATTAAGTGGAGATATACCACTTTTCATACAGAATCTTACTCAACTTCAAGAATT GGACCTGTCGAGAAACAACTTGACTGGAGAAGTGCCTGAATTTCTAGCCAAGATGAAATCATTGGTGGTCAT AAACTTAAGTGGAAATAAGCTTAGAGGCCGCATTCCACAAGCCCTGCTTGATAGAGAAAAAGAAGGACTAAAGCTATC TCTTGATGGATATCTAAGGACATGTAAATCATGCAAAAAAAAATTCCCCGTGGCGGCGGTTGTTGGTGCATCTCTTTCTTCTGTGGCCATTATCATTACTGTGGTGGTTCTAATCTTCATCTTCAAAAGGAAAAAGCCATCAATCTCTAAAG TTAAACGTTCATCACTAGAATTAAAAAACAGAAGATTTACATATTCAGAGGTCAAAGATATGACTAATAACTTTCAAGTTGTTCTTGGCAAAGGAGGCTTCGGTGTTGTTTGTCAGGGTTTTCTAAATAATCAACAAGTAGCCGTCAAAGTTCTCTCTCAATCATCAACTCAAGGCTATAAGGAATTCAAAACAGAA GTTGAACTACTTCTAAGAGTTCACCATGTAAATTTAGTTAACCTCATCGGATATTGTGATGAAGGGAATGACTTAGCTCTCATCTACGAGTTCATGGAAAATGGGAACTTAAAGGAACATCTCTCAG GAGAACGTGATGGTTCTGTCTTAAACTGGCCGAGTAGACTGAAAATAGCTATTGAGTCTGCTCTAG GAATTGAATATTTGCATATTGGATGTAAGCCGCCAATGGTTCATAGAGATGTGAAAAGTACCAATATATTGTTAGGACAACATTTTGAAGCCAAACTCGCCGATTTTGGACTTTCGAGATCTTTCCTTGTGGGAAGTAAAACTCATGTATCAACAACAAATGTTGCTGGAACTATTGGATATCTTGATCCCGA ATACTATCAAAAGCATTGGTTAACGGAGAAGAGTGATGTTTACAGCTTTGGAATCGTGTTACTGGAGATTATCACTGGCCAACCAGTGATTGACCAATCACGTGAAAATTCTTACATAGTAGAATGGGCAAAGTCTATGCTCGCAAATGGTGATATTGAAAGTATTATGGATCCGAAACTCCACCGAGAGTATGACACAGGTTCATCTTGGAAAGCTCTTGAATTAGCAATGGCATGCATTAACCCTTCTTCCGCAGAGAGACCAAACATGACACGGGTTGCTCATGAGCTAAATGAGTGTTTGGAAGTATATGAGAACCTAAGTAAAAGAAGGAGCCAAGATGCAAATTCATCCAAGTCCACGGGACATAGCATAAGCTTCGTCAGTGACACTCCTTCAGCTCGTTAA
- the LOC106292940 gene encoding leucine-rich repeat receptor-like serine/threonine-protein kinase At2g14510 isoform X2 → MGATLNGLLFYVCATFSIIHLAHSQNQQGFISLDCGLPSNESPYNEPFTNLTYISDASFVHSGKTGTIHKDLKTHFMKPYTGLRYFPDGIRNCYNLSVMQDTKYLIRTVFVYGNYDGLNASPRFDLYLGPNIWTTVDAKLSGPGMAQEIIHITRSNILEICLVKTGTSTPLISALELRPLPYDTYITRTGSLKYVDRIYFSNSDKGVRYPEDVYDRAWSPFLPVEWTQINTTLNVVDSHKDYNPPQDVIKTAAVPANASESMTFSWTLDTSDDETYAYLYMADIQKVRNNDTREFDIIANGKVEFNPYSPMKFEVEVLFNRVPLKCEGGLCRVQLSRTRKSTLPPLMNALEIFQVIEFPQSETNQDDVIAMKNIRDNYGLNKISWQGDPCVPKQFLWSGLRCNVIDVSTPPRIIALDLSRNNLTGEVPEFLAKMKSLVVINLSGNKLRGRIPQALLDREKEGLKLSLDGYLRTCKSCKKKFPVAAVVGASLSSVAIIITVVVLIFIFKRKKPSISKVKRSSLELKNRRFTYSEVKDMTNNFQVVLGKGGFGVVCQGFLNNQQVAVKVLSQSSTQGYKEFKTEVELLLRVHHVNLVNLIGYCDEGNDLALIYEFMENGNLKEHLSGERDGSVLNWPSRLKIAIESALGIEYLHIGCKPPMVHRDVKSTNILLGQHFEAKLADFGLSRSFLVGSKTHVSTTNVAGTIGYLDPEYYQKHWLTEKSDVYSFGIVLLEIITGQPVIDQSRENSYIVEWAKSMLANGDIESIMDPKLHREYDTGSSWKALELAMACINPSSAERPNMTRVAHELNECLEVYENLSKRRSQDANSSKSTGHSISFVSDTPSAR, encoded by the exons ATGGGGGCAACTCTAAACGGGCTTCTGTTTTATGTGTGTGCGACTTTCTCCATAATTCATCTTGCTCACTCTCAGAATCAACAAG GATTCATCAGCTTAGATTGTGGATTACCTTCTAATGAGTCTCCTTACAACGAACCCTTTACCAATCTGACATACATATCTGATGCCAGTTTCGTCCACAGCGGAAAAACTGGTACCATCCACAAAGACTTGAAGACACACTTTATGAAGCCATATACTGGTTTGAGATACTTTCCAGATGGAATACGAAACTGTTATAATCTGAGCGTGATGCAAGACACAAAGTATCTGATCAGGACTGTGTTCGTATATGGGAACTACGACGGTCTCAATGCTTCTCCAAGATTCGACCTCTATCTCGGTCCTAATATTTGGACAACCGTAGATGCGAAATTATCGGGTCCAGGTATGGCTCAGGAGATCATTCACATTACAAGATCCAATATTTTGGAAATATGTCTTGTTAAGACAGGGACAAGTACACCACTAATATCAGCCCTGGAATTAAGACCGTTGCCATATGATACTTATATTACTCGAACTGGTTCCTTGAAGTATGTGGACCGAATCTATTTCAGCAATTCGGACAAAGGTGTACG TTACCCTGAAGATGTATATGATCGTGCTTGGTCTCCGTTCTTGCCAGTAGAATGGACGCAGATAAACACAACCCTCAACGTTGTTGATTCTCATAAAGACTATAACCCGCCACAAGATGTCATTAAGACTGCTGCCGTACCCGCTAATGCCAGTGAATCAATGACCTTTTCTTGGACTTTGGACACTTCTGACGACGAGACTTATGCCTACCTCTATATGGCTGACATCCAAAAAGTGAGAAATAATGATACCAGGGAATTTGACATTATCGCGAATGGTAAAGTTGAATTCAATCCTTATAGTCCTATGAAGTTCGAAGTAGAGGTTTTGTTTAACAGAGTGCCTCTGAAGTGCGAGGGAGGGTTGTGTCGTGTGCAACTCTCAAGAACTCGAAAGTCGACTCTTCCACCCTTGATGAATGCTTTAGAGATTTTCCAAGTTATTGAGTTTCCACAATCAGAGACGAATCAAGATGATG TGATTGCTATGAAGAATATCCGTGATAATTATGGATTGAATAAAATCAGCTGGCAGGGTGATCCATGTGTTCCTAAACAATTCTTGTGGTCTGGTTTACGCTGCAATGTTATAGATGTGTCCACACCACCAAGAATCATAGCATT GGACCTGTCGAGAAACAACTTGACTGGAGAAGTGCCTGAATTTCTAGCCAAGATGAAATCATTGGTGGTCAT AAACTTAAGTGGAAATAAGCTTAGAGGCCGCATTCCACAAGCCCTGCTTGATAGAGAAAAAGAAGGACTAAAGCTATC TCTTGATGGATATCTAAGGACATGTAAATCATGCAAAAAAAAATTCCCCGTGGCGGCGGTTGTTGGTGCATCTCTTTCTTCTGTGGCCATTATCATTACTGTGGTGGTTCTAATCTTCATCTTCAAAAGGAAAAAGCCATCAATCTCTAAAG TTAAACGTTCATCACTAGAATTAAAAAACAGAAGATTTACATATTCAGAGGTCAAAGATATGACTAATAACTTTCAAGTTGTTCTTGGCAAAGGAGGCTTCGGTGTTGTTTGTCAGGGTTTTCTAAATAATCAACAAGTAGCCGTCAAAGTTCTCTCTCAATCATCAACTCAAGGCTATAAGGAATTCAAAACAGAA GTTGAACTACTTCTAAGAGTTCACCATGTAAATTTAGTTAACCTCATCGGATATTGTGATGAAGGGAATGACTTAGCTCTCATCTACGAGTTCATGGAAAATGGGAACTTAAAGGAACATCTCTCAG GAGAACGTGATGGTTCTGTCTTAAACTGGCCGAGTAGACTGAAAATAGCTATTGAGTCTGCTCTAG GAATTGAATATTTGCATATTGGATGTAAGCCGCCAATGGTTCATAGAGATGTGAAAAGTACCAATATATTGTTAGGACAACATTTTGAAGCCAAACTCGCCGATTTTGGACTTTCGAGATCTTTCCTTGTGGGAAGTAAAACTCATGTATCAACAACAAATGTTGCTGGAACTATTGGATATCTTGATCCCGA ATACTATCAAAAGCATTGGTTAACGGAGAAGAGTGATGTTTACAGCTTTGGAATCGTGTTACTGGAGATTATCACTGGCCAACCAGTGATTGACCAATCACGTGAAAATTCTTACATAGTAGAATGGGCAAAGTCTATGCTCGCAAATGGTGATATTGAAAGTATTATGGATCCGAAACTCCACCGAGAGTATGACACAGGTTCATCTTGGAAAGCTCTTGAATTAGCAATGGCATGCATTAACCCTTCTTCCGCAGAGAGACCAAACATGACACGGGTTGCTCATGAGCTAAATGAGTGTTTGGAAGTATATGAGAACCTAAGTAAAAGAAGGAGCCAAGATGCAAATTCATCCAAGTCCACGGGACATAGCATAAGCTTCGTCAGTGACACTCCTTCAGCTCGTTAA